In Oscillatoria acuminata PCC 6304, a single window of DNA contains:
- the cysS gene encoding cysteine--tRNA ligase, whose protein sequence is MTLTLYNTLTRRQEPFIPFEPGQVRMYCCGVTVYDYCHLGHARSYIIWDILRRYLQWRGYAVRYVQNFTDIDDKILNRARQEGTSMEAVADRYTQAYFEDMARLNVLEADAYPRATHTLDGIKRLIAQLEQKGFAYPAGGDVYYKVRKFADYGKLSGRQLAEMQAGASGRVEAEDPEELKKQDPFDFALWKAAKPGEPSWESPWGAGRPGWHIECSAMVREVLGETIDIHVGGADLIFPHHENEIAQSEAVTGQALAKYWLHNGMVAVNGEKMSKSLGNFTTIRQLLDQGGVDPMALRLFVLQANYRKPLDFTDEAIASAENGWTTLKDGLRFGYEYGSKLGWDVDSGAIALESDAIVARFQTAMDDDLNTPSALAVLFELAKELRRQGNIWVHEGKPDMEPEELHHQWVTLRELGKVLGLEVNPIEENSASEPGGLSDQEIESLIQDRLAARQGKNFAEADRIRNQLQELGITLIDKPGGVTQWHRN, encoded by the coding sequence ATGACCTTAACGCTGTACAACACCCTCACCCGTCGTCAGGAACCGTTTATCCCGTTTGAACCCGGTCAGGTGCGGATGTATTGTTGTGGGGTTACGGTCTACGATTATTGCCACTTGGGTCACGCCCGGTCCTATATTATCTGGGATATTCTGCGCCGATATCTACAATGGCGCGGATATGCTGTGCGTTATGTGCAGAATTTTACCGATATTGATGACAAAATCCTCAACCGCGCAAGGCAGGAAGGGACATCAATGGAGGCAGTGGCCGATCGCTACACTCAAGCCTATTTTGAAGATATGGCAAGGCTGAATGTCCTCGAAGCCGATGCCTATCCCCGCGCTACTCATACTTTAGATGGGATTAAGCGCTTAATCGCGCAGTTGGAACAAAAAGGCTTTGCCTATCCTGCCGGTGGCGATGTCTATTATAAAGTGCGTAAGTTTGCCGACTATGGAAAACTCTCCGGACGGCAGTTGGCGGAAATGCAAGCGGGGGCCAGTGGTCGCGTGGAGGCGGAGGACCCGGAGGAGTTGAAAAAGCAAGACCCGTTTGATTTTGCCTTGTGGAAGGCGGCAAAACCCGGGGAACCGTCGTGGGAATCCCCTTGGGGTGCAGGTCGTCCGGGATGGCATATTGAATGTTCGGCAATGGTCCGCGAGGTATTGGGAGAGACGATTGATATTCATGTGGGGGGTGCGGATTTAATTTTCCCCCACCATGAGAATGAAATCGCTCAATCGGAAGCGGTGACGGGTCAAGCTTTAGCGAAATATTGGCTCCATAATGGCATGGTGGCGGTGAATGGGGAAAAAATGTCTAAGTCATTGGGCAATTTTACGACGATTCGCCAATTGCTGGATCAAGGGGGAGTAGACCCGATGGCGCTACGGTTGTTTGTCCTGCAAGCCAATTATCGCAAACCGTTGGACTTTACCGATGAGGCGATCGCCAGTGCAGAAAATGGCTGGACGACCCTAAAAGATGGGTTACGCTTTGGTTATGAGTATGGCAGTAAGTTGGGGTGGGATGTGGATTCAGGGGCGATCGCACTGGAATCCGATGCCATTGTCGCCCGATTTCAGACGGCGATGGATGATGACTTGAATACCCCATCGGCGTTGGCGGTGTTATTTGAATTGGCGAAGGAATTACGTCGTCAAGGCAACATTTGGGTTCATGAAGGGAAACCGGATATGGAACCGGAAGAGTTACACCACCAATGGGTTACTTTGCGGGAGTTAGGCAAGGTTCTGGGTTTGGAAGTGAATCCAATAGAGGAAAATTCGGCATCCGAACCCGGAGGATTGAGTGATCAGGAGATTGAATCCCTGATTCAGGACCGACTGGCGGCGCGTCAGGGGAAAAACTTTGCTGAAGCCGATCGCATTCGCAATCAACTGCAAGAACTCGGAATTACGTTAATTGATAAACCCGGAGGTGTTACCCAATGGCATCGCAATTAA
- a CDS encoding CobW family GTP-binding protein produces MQTTATSNPESVAMDTPKYGLPVTIITGFLGSGKTTLLNHILTNQQGLKTAVLVNEFGEVGIDNELIVSTGEDMVELSNGCICCTINNDLLDAVYKILERSDQIDYLVVETTGLADPLPVALTFLGTELRDLTRLDSIVTLVDSENYSLDLFNSQAAYSQIAYGDIILLNKVDLVDESDVDLLECKIRDIKADARILRTTKSQVPLPLILSVGLFESDKYFNDDQVASKGEHDHDHEHHDHEHHEHHDHHDHHDHHDHSSCDHDHGHCEHDHHDEHHHHSNHLEMDGFTSISFESDKPLSIRQFQYFLDNQLPSTVFRAKGILWFDESDRRHIFHLSGKRFSIDDDDWKGQPKTQLVFIGQNLDKETLRSQLNKCVCLPSTSRGKGFGK; encoded by the coding sequence ATGCAGACAACAGCAACCTCTAACCCCGAGTCCGTGGCAATGGATACCCCGAAATACGGACTGCCAGTTACCATCATTACAGGCTTTCTTGGCAGTGGCAAAACCACGTTACTCAACCATATTTTGACGAATCAGCAGGGACTGAAAACTGCCGTATTGGTCAACGAGTTTGGGGAAGTCGGCATCGATAACGAACTGATCGTTTCCACCGGCGAGGATATGGTGGAATTAAGTAATGGTTGTATTTGTTGCACCATTAACAACGATTTACTTGATGCTGTTTATAAGATTTTAGAGCGTTCCGATCAGATCGATTATCTGGTCGTGGAAACCACGGGACTCGCGGACCCTCTACCCGTGGCCCTAACCTTTTTAGGCACAGAACTCCGAGACTTAACCCGCTTAGATTCAATCGTCACTCTGGTGGATTCGGAGAATTACAGTTTAGATCTGTTTAATTCTCAAGCAGCGTACAGTCAGATTGCTTATGGCGATATTATCTTACTCAACAAGGTGGATCTCGTCGATGAGAGCGATGTGGATCTGCTGGAGTGCAAGATTCGGGATATTAAAGCCGATGCCAGAATTTTGCGGACGACGAAATCCCAGGTCCCGCTTCCTTTAATTCTCAGTGTCGGGTTGTTTGAGTCGGATAAGTATTTTAATGATGATCAAGTCGCCTCGAAAGGGGAGCACGATCATGACCATGAGCATCATGACCATGAGCATCATGAGCATCATGACCATCATGACCATCATGATCATCACGACCATTCCAGTTGTGACCATGACCACGGTCATTGCGAGCATGACCACCATGACGAACATCATCACCACTCGAATCATTTGGAGATGGATGGGTTTACATCGATTTCGTTCGAGAGTGATAAACCCTTATCGATTCGTCAGTTTCAGTATTTCTTAGACAATCAGTTACCCTCAACGGTATTTCGAGCCAAGGGGATTTTATGGTTTGATGAGAGCGATCGCCGTCATATTTTCCACTTGAGCGGCAAGCGGTTCTCGATTGATGATGATGATTGGAAAGGTCAACCGAAGACTCAATTGGTGTTTATTGGCCAGAATTTGGATAAGGAAACTTTGCGATCGCAGTTAAACAAGTGTGTTTGTCTGCCTTCTACTTCTCGCGGCAAAGGGTTTGGAAAATAG
- a CDS encoding glycosyltransferase, whose amino-acid sequence MRIIVEGWRFLPHSYSLINQFLLLKLLDRPEIQVFHRDMPYVTDNWQPVSGLLGDAREPKLHLIPQPTADQSADAILRVYCPFNLAPSTAQRTVMFGCTEWGIVPQSILRGMGISSFQEAHQNSDTIIVTASHWSRDGFIRSGADPERVVVIPLGVDPYFYQPASPEKRLALRQQFGLAENFVFFTNGLLFNNRHGMAQLLKAFAPIVEKFPEARLILKGRDYLFEARKEIARICSHTLTATEQKMVQERLTYIGKNLSCTDLAALYQIADAYVSPYLAEGFNLPVLEAAACGLPVICTQGGPTDDFIHPDFAFPIQSQLEQRQLESGEMGFVVAPDVEHLIHLMEQIIKQPDLREKARQAGPKWVGDRYTWKQVVDQYLTVLTPPSQPSFAAPVIHPPQTTTATGKLIVEGWRFQTHSYAIANQFQLLEMLNYPNLELFHKDIPFADQNSQPAQGLFDAESESALRAIAPPPPHLFADATLRMYSPFNFKSALHSDRTYLFGTTEWGIVSQELLRLNPGESLEDLHQNSNTVIITSSQWSKDGFLRSGADPSRVVTVPLGVDTSRYKPIPKEERAVLRQELGWQEDEFIFLNVSSMTLEKGIFPLIFCFTKILEKYPKARLVLKGSDLIYKSWESITLTAKKILTERELETFNARLTYIGYPLSSAELIHYYQAADGYLSPYSAEGFNLPVLEAIACGLPVICTEGGPTDEFTHPDFALQIKSEVQSVESRGEIRHFLAPNWDCCIALMDQLISQPDWREQVRISGPQFVRDRLSWKQIVAQLLEVMFPSNPPQRSNAVTEPSLPKDLPLFGESPLNVEAIRQSPLHLGFKVKDGVSSLPKTVSPTLQERVASFPFWYHKIELPGGIVTPGDNPHNAEMYGVPEDLSGKRVLDVGAWDGYWTFEALKRGAREVVAIDDFSDYLGRLDQRDRRAWETFDLCREALGFDEIICQRLEKSVYDLTESELGRFDVIFFFGTLYHLRYPLLALDKLSALCDGEIYIESAILDDFSPYRGGIGKGYPGQQRVMEFYPHDEYAGNSSNYWVPTLHCLGQMVKSAGFTQVKGWKLVQNPPNWGWCRGFAIGTKAQSSN is encoded by the coding sequence ATGCGGATTATTGTCGAAGGCTGGCGTTTTCTTCCCCACTCTTATTCTCTGATCAATCAGTTTCTCCTCTTAAAACTCCTTGATCGCCCAGAAATCCAGGTCTTTCACCGGGATATGCCTTACGTTACCGACAATTGGCAACCCGTCAGTGGGTTATTGGGAGACGCCAGAGAACCCAAGTTACACTTGATTCCCCAACCCACAGCGGATCAATCTGCCGATGCCATCCTTCGCGTCTATTGTCCGTTTAATTTAGCCCCTTCCACCGCTCAACGCACAGTGATGTTTGGCTGTACAGAATGGGGAATTGTGCCTCAATCCATCTTGCGGGGAATGGGAATCTCTTCATTCCAAGAGGCTCATCAAAATTCAGATACGATTATTGTGACCGCATCCCATTGGTCCAGGGATGGATTTATCCGCAGTGGTGCTGACCCTGAGCGCGTGGTGGTCATTCCCCTGGGTGTGGACCCCTACTTCTACCAACCGGCCTCTCCAGAAAAACGTCTTGCCTTACGCCAACAATTTGGACTGGCAGAAAATTTTGTTTTTTTCACCAATGGATTGCTCTTTAATAACCGCCACGGTATGGCTCAATTATTAAAAGCATTCGCCCCCATTGTCGAAAAATTTCCCGAAGCCCGATTAATCTTAAAAGGTCGAGATTATCTGTTTGAAGCCCGCAAAGAAATTGCGAGAATTTGTAGTCATACCCTCACGGCAACTGAGCAAAAAATGGTTCAGGAGCGATTAACTTATATCGGCAAAAATCTATCTTGTACGGATTTAGCTGCGTTATATCAAATTGCCGATGCTTATGTGTCTCCCTATCTAGCAGAAGGATTTAATTTGCCTGTTTTAGAGGCAGCTGCTTGTGGATTACCTGTGATCTGCACCCAAGGGGGACCGACCGATGATTTTATTCATCCAGATTTTGCATTTCCCATCCAGAGTCAATTAGAACAGCGGCAGTTAGAATCTGGGGAAATGGGATTTGTGGTTGCTCCTGATGTAGAGCATTTAATTCATTTAATGGAGCAGATCATCAAACAACCGGACTTGCGGGAAAAAGCCAGACAAGCAGGGCCGAAATGGGTAGGCGATCGCTACACATGGAAGCAGGTTGTAGACCAGTATTTAACGGTCCTGACTCCCCCCTCTCAACCCTCCTTTGCTGCACCCGTAATCCATCCGCCCCAGACGACTACAGCAACTGGGAAATTGATAGTTGAAGGGTGGCGATTTCAGACCCATTCTTATGCGATCGCCAATCAATTTCAACTCTTAGAAATGCTCAACTATCCCAACTTAGAGCTATTTCACAAAGACATTCCCTTTGCAGACCAAAATTCTCAACCGGCTCAGGGTTTATTTGATGCTGAATCGGAATCGGCTTTACGGGCGATCGCACCCCCACCCCCCCACCTATTTGCCGATGCCACCCTGCGAATGTACAGTCCCTTTAATTTTAAATCAGCCCTCCACAGCGATCGCACCTATTTATTTGGCACCACGGAATGGGGAATTGTCTCTCAAGAACTCTTACGATTAAATCCCGGTGAGTCTCTTGAAGACTTACATCAAAATTCTAATACGGTCATTATTACCTCTTCTCAATGGTCTAAAGACGGTTTTCTCCGCAGTGGTGCTGACCCCAGTCGCGTCGTCACCGTCCCCCTCGGGGTCGATACCAGCCGTTACAAACCCATCCCCAAGGAGGAACGGGCCGTTTTAAGACAAGAATTAGGATGGCAAGAGGATGAATTTATTTTTTTAAATGTCAGTAGTATGACCTTAGAAAAAGGAATTTTCCCCCTAATTTTTTGCTTTACAAAAATCCTTGAAAAATATCCCAAAGCTCGCTTGGTCTTAAAAGGATCTGATTTAATTTATAAATCTTGGGAATCTATTACGTTGACGGCCAAAAAGATTTTAACGGAACGCGAGTTAGAAACCTTTAACGCCCGCTTGACCTATATCGGTTACCCGTTATCCAGCGCAGAACTGATTCACTACTATCAAGCTGCCGATGGCTATCTCTCTCCCTATTCGGCAGAAGGATTTAATTTGCCTGTTTTAGAGGCGATCGCCTGTGGATTGCCCGTCATTTGTACCGAAGGCGGACCCACCGATGAATTTACCCACCCTGATTTTGCTCTCCAGATTAAAAGTGAAGTTCAATCCGTAGAATCTCGGGGGGAAATTCGCCATTTTTTGGCTCCAAATTGGGATTGTTGTATTGCCTTAATGGATCAACTAATTTCTCAACCGGATTGGCGAGAACAGGTGCGAATCTCGGGTCCTCAATTTGTGCGCGATCGCCTCAGTTGGAAACAGATTGTCGCTCAGTTACTAGAGGTAATGTTCCCATCCAATCCGCCTCAACGGTCAAATGCGGTAACGGAACCCTCTCTCCCAAAGGACTTACCCCTATTTGGAGAATCTCCCCTAAATGTAGAGGCGATTCGCCAATCGCCTCTACATTTAGGATTTAAGGTTAAAGATGGCGTAAGTTCTCTCCCAAAAACAGTATCCCCCACCCTCCAAGAACGAGTAGCATCCTTCCCGTTTTGGTATCACAAAATTGAGTTACCCGGGGGAATTGTCACCCCCGGAGATAATCCCCACAATGCAGAAATGTATGGCGTCCCAGAGGACCTGAGCGGAAAACGAGTCTTAGATGTGGGGGCCTGGGATGGCTACTGGACATTTGAGGCCCTAAAACGCGGTGCGCGGGAAGTGGTGGCGATCGATGATTTTTCAGACTATCTCGGACGGTTGGATCAACGCGATCGCCGCGCCTGGGAAACCTTCGATTTGTGCCGAGAAGCACTCGGATTTGATGAAATCATCTGTCAACGCCTAGAAAAATCCGTTTATGACCTCACTGAGTCAGAATTAGGCCGCTTTGATGTGATTTTCTTTTTCGGAACCCTTTACCACCTCCGATACCCGCTATTGGCTCTCGATAAGTTATCGGCCCTCTGTGATGGCGAAATTTACATCGAATCTGCCATTCTCGATGATTTTAGTCCCTACCGAGGCGGGATCGGCAAGGGATATCCCGGACAGCAACGGGTGATGGAGTTTTATCCCCATGATGAATATGCGGGAAATTCCAGCAATTACTGGGTCCCGACCTTGCACTGTTTGGGTCAAATGGTCAAATCCGCCGGTTTTACCCAGGTTAAAGGCTGGAAATTAGTCCAAAACCCGCCCAATTGGGGGTGGTGTCGAGGATTTGCGATCGGCACTAAAGCCCAGTCGAGCAATTAG
- a CDS encoding IS5 family transposase has protein sequence MYRKSQNALEPEGSFELPFQGQLCEENRWIVLSKLIPWSEFEAEYAQNFSEDMGATAKSFRIALGALIIKEKLGISDRETVEQIQENPYLQYFIGRISYQNEAPFDPSMMVHFRKRISPALLQKINRKIVQQSLGFTPEDPNTKKLEEAEKPQGNRGRLLMDATVSPADIKYPTDVDLLNQARKTTESIIDILYKSLKDNLDKKPRTYRQNARKDYLKFAKKRKPSVQERREAVKKQLQYIKRNLGHIDNLIDKGGSLQLLSRRQYKNLLVSTEIYRQQDFMWSNNQKRIDHRIVSLTQPHVRPIVRGKSGSPTEFGAKLSVSCVEGYVLLEKISWESYNESGDLISQVEAYKELTGFYPESVHADKIYRTRVNRAWCKERGIRLSGPPLGRRPAQVSLQDKKQAQEDERIRNEIEGKFGQGKRRFSLNRVMSKLSKTSETSINLTFLVLNLVKLLRQFYCLFLCQFFQNLVILCRSINFSYTWKNRSKAMFIGAVRGASCSFTPPAFYNFFSKP, from the coding sequence ATGTATCGAAAATCACAAAATGCCCTGGAGCCAGAAGGATCCTTTGAACTACCCTTTCAGGGCCAGCTGTGTGAAGAAAATCGGTGGATAGTTCTGTCAAAGCTAATTCCGTGGTCGGAATTTGAGGCAGAATATGCCCAGAATTTCTCAGAAGACATGGGGGCAACAGCCAAGTCTTTTAGGATAGCACTGGGCGCTTTAATCATCAAAGAAAAATTGGGTATTAGTGACCGAGAAACCGTTGAACAAATCCAGGAAAATCCTTATTTACAGTATTTTATTGGACGAATTAGTTATCAAAATGAAGCGCCCTTTGACCCGTCAATGATGGTTCATTTCCGGAAAAGAATTAGTCCGGCTCTACTTCAAAAAATTAATCGCAAAATTGTCCAACAAAGTCTAGGATTCACTCCGGAGGACCCCAACACAAAAAAGTTAGAAGAAGCCGAAAAACCACAAGGAAATAGAGGTCGGCTATTAATGGATGCAACGGTTTCCCCTGCGGATATCAAATACCCCACGGATGTGGACCTATTAAATCAAGCAAGAAAAACTACCGAAAGCATCATAGATATTTTATATAAATCCCTGAAGGATAACCTAGACAAAAAACCAAGAACTTATAGACAGAACGCTAGAAAAGATTATTTAAAATTTGCCAAAAAGAGGAAGCCCTCTGTTCAAGAAAGGAGAGAAGCCGTTAAAAAACAACTGCAATATATCAAACGAAATTTGGGACATATTGACAATTTAATCGACAAGGGCGGCAGCCTACAACTTTTAAGCAGAAGGCAATACAAAAATTTATTAGTATCAACCGAAATCTATCGTCAACAGGATTTTATGTGGTCAAATAATCAAAAAAGAATCGACCATCGGATTGTCAGTTTAACACAACCTCATGTCCGTCCAATTGTCCGAGGCAAGTCAGGAAGTCCTACGGAATTCGGAGCGAAGTTATCAGTCAGTTGTGTAGAAGGATATGTATTACTCGAAAAAATTAGTTGGGAAAGCTATAATGAAAGTGGAGATTTGATTAGTCAAGTAGAGGCGTACAAAGAATTGACGGGATTTTACCCGGAATCGGTTCACGCTGATAAAATTTATCGCACCCGAGTCAATCGAGCTTGGTGTAAAGAAAGAGGAATTAGGCTCAGTGGTCCTCCATTAGGGAGACGTCCGGCCCAAGTCAGCCTTCAAGATAAAAAACAAGCCCAAGAAGATGAGCGCATTCGCAACGAAATTGAAGGGAAATTTGGACAGGGCAAAAGAAGATTCAGTCTGAATCGAGTCATGTCTAAACTATCTAAGACTTCTGAAACCTCCATTAATCTTACCTTTTTAGTGCTAAACCTGGTAAAACTGCTCAGGCAGTTTTACTGTCTTTTTTTGTGTCAATTTTTCCAAAATCTTGTAATTTTATGCCGAAGCATTAATTTTAGCTATACCTGGAAGAATCGAAGTAAAGCCATGTTTATTGGTGCAGTCAGAGGGGCCTCTTGTTCGTTTACCCCCCCTGCTTTTTATAACTTTTTCAGCAAACCCTAG
- the mreD gene encoding rod shape-determining protein MreD, giving the protein MRTSSFSYGSHLSGGMRLVVNGSIAVGSVLLCLLLLPTRFPGMELLGVAPNWLLIWVVAWSIKRKPIQGALAGVVLGLLLDAMTSAEPTHAVSLGAVGYLTATLQKQKYVQEDFISVALIVFGMSVLADTIRALQFSALGDRVLSEIWAYHQPLALACAILSSLWAPVIYFPLNRLWEQMQAFDRS; this is encoded by the coding sequence ATGAGAACATCTTCTTTTAGTTATGGGTCTCATTTGTCTGGGGGAATGCGGCTAGTCGTCAATGGGTCGATCGCCGTGGGTTCTGTCCTGTTATGCTTGCTGCTACTCCCAACTCGCTTTCCGGGCATGGAACTATTGGGGGTTGCCCCTAACTGGTTATTGATTTGGGTAGTCGCTTGGAGTATCAAGCGCAAGCCGATTCAAGGCGCTTTAGCTGGGGTGGTTTTAGGACTGTTGTTAGATGCGATGACTTCGGCAGAACCGACTCATGCCGTTAGTTTGGGGGCGGTGGGATATCTGACGGCTACTTTGCAAAAGCAAAAGTATGTCCAGGAAGATTTTATCTCTGTGGCTCTGATTGTATTTGGAATGTCGGTGTTGGCAGATACGATTCGGGCGTTGCAATTTAGTGCTCTGGGCGATCGCGTTTTGAGTGAAATTTGGGCCTACCACCAACCCCTCGCTCTGGCTTGTGCTATTCTCAGTAGTCTCTGGGCTCCGGTTATCTATTTTCCCCTGAATCGTCTGTGGGAACAGATGCAAGCCTTTGATCGCTCCTAG
- the mreC gene encoding rod shape-determining protein MreC, translated as MYTLRRWWDRHGLQVALVGLTICAALVVRYTQGSAVIELYQWATRPFASSPNQQEQLTNARTLELQNKVQELESQNEKLKELLNYVSPNQKEGILAPIVGRSADHWWQQVTLGRGREDGIKENYIVTGPGGLVGRVISVTAHTSRVLLISDPSSRVGVTISRSRQMGVMRGQSASRAVMEFFEKVPDVNTGDVVSTSSYSKLFPPGLPIGRVESVNLNKSPAPEAVIELTAPMSLLEWVVVNPYEKVGPLEDSDELQNQEMR; from the coding sequence ATGTACACATTGCGTCGCTGGTGGGATCGGCATGGTTTACAAGTAGCACTGGTGGGTCTAACTATCTGTGCTGCTTTGGTTGTTCGGTACACTCAAGGTTCGGCTGTGATTGAACTGTACCAATGGGCGACTCGACCCTTTGCGTCGAGTCCTAACCAACAAGAACAACTAACTAATGCTCGAACTCTGGAATTGCAAAACAAGGTCCAAGAACTCGAAAGCCAAAACGAAAAGCTTAAAGAACTCTTGAACTATGTTTCCCCAAATCAAAAAGAAGGGATCCTTGCGCCAATTGTTGGCCGTAGTGCAGATCATTGGTGGCAGCAGGTAACTTTGGGTCGAGGACGGGAAGATGGCATCAAAGAAAACTACATTGTCACGGGTCCCGGTGGCTTGGTGGGACGAGTGATCAGTGTTACTGCTCATACTAGTCGTGTTTTGCTGATTAGTGACCCCAGTTCTCGGGTGGGGGTGACGATTAGTCGCAGCCGCCAAATGGGGGTGATGCGAGGACAATCGGCGTCTCGGGCGGTGATGGAGTTCTTTGAGAAGGTTCCTGATGTGAATACAGGAGATGTGGTTTCGACCTCTTCTTATTCAAAACTGTTCCCCCCAGGGTTACCGATCGGGCGGGTAGAGTCGGTGAATTTGAATAAAAGTCCAGCTCCTGAAGCGGTAATCGAACTCACGGCTCCGATGAGCTTACTGGAGTGGGTGGTGGTTAACCCCTATGAAAAGGTTGGTCCTTTAGAGGATTCTGACGAACTGCAAAATCAGGAAATGCGATGA
- the dtd gene encoding D-aminoacyl-tRNA deacylase — MRVVIQRVKSSQVTVEGRVVGKIGPGLNLLVAISDRDTETELDWMARKCLELRLFPDPQADSSRWDQSVLDIQGQLLVVSQFTLYGDCRKGRRPSFDRSAPPAMAQELYKKFVQKLRESGLTVETGEFGAMMEVDIVNDGPVTLILERESRSDQRLASVPTDDSGENR, encoded by the coding sequence ATGCGAGTCGTTATCCAGCGTGTTAAATCTTCTCAAGTCACCGTCGAGGGTCGAGTTGTAGGTAAAATCGGACCTGGACTTAATCTATTGGTTGCCATAAGCGATCGGGATACAGAGACCGAACTCGACTGGATGGCCCGAAAGTGTTTAGAATTGCGGCTATTTCCCGACCCACAGGCCGATAGCAGTCGGTGGGATCAATCGGTATTGGATATCCAAGGGCAACTGTTAGTAGTCAGTCAGTTTACCCTTTACGGGGACTGTCGAAAAGGTCGCCGCCCCTCCTTTGACCGTTCGGCACCCCCAGCAATGGCCCAAGAACTCTATAAGAAATTTGTTCAAAAGTTAAGAGAAAGTGGCTTAACAGTCGAAACAGGGGAGTTTGGGGCGATGATGGAAGTAGACATTGTTAACGATGGACCCGTTACTTTAATTTTAGAGCGAGAGTCTAGGAGCGATCAAAGGCTTGCATCTGTTCCCACAGACGATTCAGGGGAAAATAGATAA
- a CDS encoding AI-2E family transporter: MSPSRIKISLTTLLLIFTLGLLVILLWQLRSLLITLMVSVVLAASISPVVNWAEKWHIPRWIATIITYLTLIGGLTGVVLLIGPTALDQIQRLIRQLPSYLETLRLIAEDLAARLIDTPPEFVRQFFDTQSVTTWGIRSTQQLVLRSYGLTRGLLGGVVTLILSIFISGYMVADSHSLIKSLVQLFPKPWDERLETQVMPISQRMGGYIRGRVLVSALLAVATSVGLSALGLGEFALGLGAIAGVTNLIPFLGPILGAVPALIVAVSQGGWLFLSVLILFVVIQNVETYVLDPLLVGSSVGVHPLYQLLSVIGGVQVLGIVGALIVPPWVAGGAALVENLYLKPKLRAEAVGTPEAIGPTSTAEESSLAQHQTS; this comes from the coding sequence ATGTCCCCCTCGCGGATTAAAATTTCTCTAACAACCCTGTTGCTGATTTTCACCCTCGGCTTATTGGTGATATTGCTCTGGCAACTGCGGAGTTTGCTGATTACTCTGATGGTCTCTGTGGTCCTGGCTGCTTCCATCTCTCCTGTGGTGAATTGGGCGGAAAAATGGCATATTCCCCGGTGGATTGCCACTATTATTACCTACCTTACCCTGATTGGCGGGTTAACCGGGGTAGTGTTATTAATTGGACCGACCGCCTTGGATCAAATTCAGCGGTTAATTCGTCAGCTTCCCTCTTATTTGGAAACCTTGCGGTTAATTGCTGAAGATTTGGCGGCTAGACTGATTGATACTCCTCCAGAGTTTGTGCGCCAATTCTTTGATACCCAGTCTGTAACCACTTGGGGAATTCGCTCAACCCAACAACTGGTTCTCCGTTCTTATGGATTAACGAGAGGGTTGCTTGGCGGTGTGGTGACCCTAATTTTATCTATCTTTATTTCCGGTTATATGGTGGCGGATAGTCACAGTTTAATTAAGAGTCTGGTTCAGCTATTTCCGAAACCTTGGGATGAGAGATTGGAGACTCAGGTGATGCCGATTAGCCAGCGGATGGGGGGATATATTCGCGGTCGAGTGCTGGTTTCGGCACTGTTGGCTGTGGCAACAAGTGTGGGATTAAGTGCTTTAGGGTTAGGGGAATTTGCGTTGGGTTTGGGGGCGATCGCCGGAGTGACCAATTTAATTCCCTTTTTAGGGCCGATTTTGGGTGCTGTTCCGGCACTGATTGTGGCAGTTTCTCAAGGAGGATGGTTGTTTCTGTCGGTGTTAATTTTATTTGTGGTGATCCAGAATGTGGAGACTTATGTTTTGGATCCGTTGTTAGTCGGGTCTTCTGTGGGAGTCCATCCCCTCTATCAGTTACTTTCGGTGATTGGTGGGGTTCAAGTGTTGGGAATTGTCGGTGCTTTAATTGTTCCGCCTTGGGTTGCCGGAGGTGCAGCATTAGTGGAAAATTTATATTTAAAACCGAAACTGAGGGCAGAAGCAGTGGGGACTCCCGAGGCGATCGGTCCAACTTCGACGGCAGAGGAGTCGAGTTTGGCACAGCATCAGACTTCCTGA